One Mycolicibacterium doricum genomic window, GGACGCACAGAGGTCGGCGGGAATCCGATGTCGCTGCGTGGAAACGACGAGATACCATTGGGCCAAGCCGTGTTCGGCGGCGCTGCGGCCGACCGCCTCGGGATCGCTCAGGGTGATCGCGTCGACATCGGCGGCCACGACCTACTCGCCGCCGTGGCCGGTGCGGGCCAATCGGTGACGGTGGCCATCCCCGTCGCCCGCGACATCGTCGGCGACTACGGCTGGTGGACCGTCAAAGCACCTGCCGGGCAGCAGAATCGCCGCGACCTAGGGAAACAGTTGAGCGCGGCCACCGGTCTGGCCTCGACTGCCGACCCGTCACAGATCCCCGATTCGGACGGCGACGGCCTGATCTACGACACCGTCGGGGGAACCGGGCCGCTGTCGTTCGAGCAAAAGTTCTCGGCGCTGTTCTCCGGCAAGGTGACCAGCTCGACGCTCGGCGTCATCTCGACCATCGGACTGGCGCTGGGCTTCGTCATCGCGGTGTCGTCGTTCCTGGCCGCCGTCGCCGAACGCAAGCGCGAGTTCGGGATCATGTCGAGTATCGGCCTCGCCGACGAGGTGCTCTACTTCTTCCTCGTCGAGTCGGCGCTCATCTTCGTCACCGCATACCTCGTCGGCGTCCTCGGCGCGGGAGTCGCTGTGGCCCTGGTGGTCCCGGGGATCGCGACGCTGGCCGCGTGGCTGCAGGCCACTGGCATGGTCGCGGTGTTCATCCCCGCCATGGCGATCGTCGGCGCGCTCATACCCGTGCACCGGTTGTTGCAGCAACGTCCCGTCGACCTGTTGGGGGCACGCTAGTGATCCGTCGAGGACTGTCCTATGGGTGGCTGTCCACCCGCCGTCGCATGCGTGAGCTGATCCTGCCCGTGGTCACGACGGCGACCGGGGCGTTCCTGGTGGTCATCGTGTTCGGGATGTCCGGCGGGATCCGGGAGCAATCCGCGTCCCTCGGTCACGCCGACGAGATCGGCCGCGCCGTCGTCCTCATCGCCGTCAGCGTGCTACTGGTAGGTGTCGTCGAGGTGGCCGTGTCCACCACGCGCACCGTGGCGCACCGCACCCGCGAACTCGGTGTCCTCGCCGCCAACGGGATTCCGCGTCTCCCGGTGGTGGCCGCGCTGCTGGTCGAACCCTTGATCGCGGCGTTGCTCGGCGCACTGGCCGGTGCGGCGCTGGCCGCGGCCGCCGGGACGGTTCTCGCTGCCACCGGCCTGGCCGCCAGCGGGGTCGCGACGAGCGGGCTGCTCGCCGGTGCCGTGACGGCCGTCGTCGTCAGCGTCGTCGCCGCCCTGGCCACCAGCGTCCCTCCCACCTGGACGGCCGCATCGCGCCCGCCCATCCGCTCTCTGACCGCAGGAGGCTGACATGCCTGCCATCGAAGAACGTCGAGACCACGACACGGCCGTCACACCACAGCCGCCGGTCATCGAGATCGCCGACGTGTGGAAGCTGCACAAGCTCGGCGACGAGGTCGTACGGGCGCTGGTCGCCGCTGATCTCACGGTGATGCGGGGCGAGTTCGTCTGCCTGATGGGTCCCAGCGGTAGCGGAAAGTCCACGCTGCTCAACATCATCGGCGGGCTGGACCGGCCCACGAAGGGGTCGGTGACCGTCGCCGGCCGCGACACCCGCACCCTTACCGAAAGTCAGTTCGCCGCGCTGCGCCACGACACCATCGGGTTCATCTTCCAGAGCTACAATCTGATCCCCTTCCTGTCGGCGGTCGAGAACGTCGAACTGCCACTGATGTTCGAACCGTACGACCGCAAAGCGTTGCGCACCAGGGCGGTCGAGCTGCTCGAGCTCGTCGGTCTCGGCCACCGTGTTGATCATCAGCCGACCAAGATGTCCGGCGGCGAACAGCAGCGCACGGCGATCGCGCGCTCCTTGATCAGCAATCCGGCCCTCGTCCTCGCCGACGAGCCGACAGCCAACCTCGACCACCGCACGGGTGAGACGGTGGTGCGGATACTGCGCGACCTGTGTTCGACGCTGGGCGTCACGGTCGTCGCGAGCACACACGACCCCACGGTGGCCGACGAAGCGAGCCGTGTCGTCCGAATGAAAGACGGACAAATCATCCACTGACCGACCCTGGAGGCCCCATGACCGCGGAACTCGATGCCACGCCGCCGCCCAACCAGCGCGACGCGCTGATGACCACCGAACTCGTCCCTGAGCAGGTGCTGCCCAAAGTGCTGGGGACATTCGGCCTCACCGCCACCTATGTGTTCATCATCTGCTGGATCCCCGGCTCATCGATCATGGCCGGCGGTGGCTGGAACGCCATCCCGATGTGGGTGCTGGGTATCCTGACATTCCTGGTCCCTGCCGCTCTTGCGGTCGCCGAGCTGGGCAACCTGTGGCCTGGGCAGGGCGGCGTCTACATCTGGGCGTACCGCACCATGGGCGAGAAGATGTCGTTCCTGGGCGGCTACCTGTCCTGGGTCCCCGTCATCCTCAACGCCGCGAGCTCCCCGGCGATCGTGCTGCAGCTGGTCCTGCTGGCCCTCCATGCCGAACTGGGCCTGACACTGTCGATCGTCCTGCAGTTGGCCATCCTGTGGACGGTCGTCGGCGTGGCGCTCGTCAGACTCGCGGCCAACCAGAAGATCATGAACGCCACCTTCGTTGTGTACGGCGCGCTCACCGTGACGATCTTCGTCTGTGCGGTGCTGTTCACCCTGCGTAACGGCGGGCCGGCCACGCCGTTCAGCGCCTCGGAGGCACTGGTCCCGAACTTCGCCGCCGCCGGATTCCTCTACGGCACGGTGCTGCTGTACCTGGTCGGTGTCGAGACGCCGTTCAACATGGGTGCGGAGTTTTTGTCCGTCAAGCGTAGTGCCACCAAGATGATCGGGTGGGGTTCGGCCGCGCTCGTCGGCATCTACCTGCTCACCACCCTCGGCACGATCATGGTGTTGCCGACCGAGGAAATCGACCCGGTCACCGGCGTCGTCGGCAACCTGGACGTGTCCGGCTTCCCCGGACTGATGGAGGTGGCGGCGGTCCTGTTGGCGGTCATCGTCTTCGTCGCGTTGGTGACCTATCAGGTGGCGTACTCGCGGCTCATCTTCGTCTCCGGTCTGGAGCGCCACCTGCCGCGGATCTTTACCCACCTCAACCCCCGCACCCGTAACCCGGTCACCGCAGTGCTCGTCCAGGGCACGTTGTCGTCGCTGATTATCGTGGCGCTCTACTCGCAGAGCAGCATGGCCAACGTGACGGTGTACCTGCAGGGCGGCCTGAGCGTGGTGTGGTTGATCTCCGGCTTCTTCTTCTTCATCCCACTGGTGATCGCCCGGCGCAAGTACGCCGACCGCTATGCGAGCGAGGACTTCTGGCGCATTCCCGGCGGGACGGCCGCGGTGTGGACGGTGGTGGTGATCGGCTGCGTGGCGACCTGCGCGGGAATCTACTACTCGTTCGCCGAACCGTGGATCGACGTACCGAAAGGAACCTGGATGAGCTGGGTGGGCGGCATCTCCGTGGCGATGTTCCTCCTGGGTGCGATCGTGTACTACTTCGGCCGCCGTGCCGCCGCCAAGGTGAACCAGGAAGACGCGCTGGCGCACCTGGCCGTCCTCGATCTGACCACCTCCGAATCGCCCAGCCCGGAAAGGGGTTGATTTCCCTATGACCGTCAACAGCAACGTCCTGCGGTCCGACAGCACCGACGGCGCAGTCGCGTATCCGCTCGACCCGCTCAGCGGCGCTGAGATCGAGGCGGCGGCCGCGATCATCATGAACTCCGAATACGCCACGGCCACCATAAAATTCGTGATGATTTCGCTGGCGGAGCCGGCCAAGACTCCGGCGCTGACCTTCGAGGGGGCCGGCCGGGTCCCGCGCCGCGCGCTCGCCACCATGTACGACGCCGCCGCCAAACTGGTCTACGAGGCGATCGTCGACCTCGGTGCCCGCGTCATCGACGCGTGGAAGCCGGTACCCGGTCGATTCCCGTCCTACCTCGTCGAACACATGACCGGGGTGGAGGAGAAGGTGCGGGAGGACCCGCGCTGGCAGGAGGCGATGCGCAAACGCGGCGTCACCGATTTCAGCCTGGCGATGATCGACCCGTGGCCCGCCGGGTACTACGGCCCACAGGACCACTACGACAATTCTCCGCTGATCTGCCGACCGCTGACGTTTATGCGGGCCGCGCCGTCCGAACACGGATACGCCCGGCCCGTCGAGGGCTTGATCGTCACATTCGATCTCGATGCCATGAAAGTGATCGACATCGAGGACCACGGCGTGGTGCCGTTCCCGCCCACCGCGGGAAACTACAGCGAGAAGTTCATGTTCGATCCTAACAACCGCCCGGCGTTCTCCGCGTTCCGCGACGACGTCAAACCCATCGAAATCACCCAACCGGACGGACCGAGCTTCACCGTCGACGGCTGGCGGGTGCAGTGGCAGAAGTGGTCGATGCGAGTGGGTTTCACCCCTCGAGAAGGCATCGTGCTGCACGAGATCGCCTACACCGACCGCGGTCAAACCCGTCCGATCGTGTATCGGGCGTCGCTGTCGGAGATGGTGGTGCCCTACGGCGATACGGCGCCGACGCACTGGAACAAGAACGTATTCGACATGGGTGAGGTCGGCATGGGGTTCTCGGCGAACCCGCTGACACTCGGATGTGACTGTCTGGGCGAGATATTCTACTTCGACGGTACCGTCAACGACTCCAGCGGTGCCGCCGTCACTATCCCCAACGCCATCTGCATGCACGAGGAGGACTACGGGATCTCGTGGAAACACACCGACTTCCGGACCGGGGAGGTCGAGGTGCGGCGGTCCCGGCGGCTCGTCATCTCGATGATCTGCACCGTCGGCAACTACGAGTACGGCTTCTTCTGGTACTTCTACAACGACGCATCGATAGAGGTCGAGGTGAAACTGTCGGGGGTGCTCACCACCGGCGCCGTCGCCGAGGGTGAAGACCCGCGCTGGGGAAAGATGGTCGCACCGGGAGTCTACGGGCCGAACCACCAGCACTTCTTCAACTTCCGGTTGGACATGAGCATCGACGGTGCCGGGAACAGTGTCTACGAGGTGGACTCGATTCCCGAACCGGATCCGGCGCTCAACCCGCATCACAACGCATGGATCACCCGCGACACCCTGGTGGCCTCGGAGGCCGACGGTGCACGGGACTGGGACTGGTCGACGGGGCGCTACTGGAAGATCGCCAACCCGTCGAAGCGCAACGAACTGGGCAGCCCCGTGGCCTACAAGCTGACGCCGAAGGACGTGGTGCCGGTGATGGTGCAGGAGGGCTCCTACATCCACGACCGGGCGCGGTTTGTCCAGCACAACCTGTGGGTGACGCGCTACGACGCCGCGGAGCTGTACGCCGCAGGCGATTACATGTACCAGTCGGCCGACATGCAGGGCCTGCCGCAGTACATCGCCGACGACGCTCCGCTCGAGGACACCGACATCGTGGTCTGGTACACCGTCGGTGCGCACCATGTCGTGCGCCCGGAGGACTGGCCGGTGATGCCGTGTGCGTACACCGGTTTCCACCTCAAGCCGGTCGGCTTCTTCGACGGCAATCCGGCGCTGGACCTGCCGCCGTCACCGCCGAAGCCCTGTCACTCACATCACGCGGGCCTGCCGGTCGCCGACGTGGCGGGGGAATCCTGAACCGGAAGGCGCCACTACAGTTGTCGACGCGAGATCCCGGATTTCGGTCAACAACCTTCGGTCAACAACCTTCGGTCAACAACCTTCGGTCAACAACCTTCGGTCAACAACCGTAGTGTCGGCGTAGGAAGTCGGCCGCGGCCCGCGTCAGCGACTGCGGGCCGGTCCGCAGCGCCTCGGCCAGCGGCGTACCCGCTGCGGTGATCTCGACGATCTCGTCCACGCCGTGGTCCAACAGCACCGACGCATCCGCCCCGACCCGGCCGGCGAAGATGACCACCCGGGCTTCGGTGCGGGCAGCCACCTGCGCAACACCGAACGGTGTCTTGCCCATCAGCGTCTGCGCGTCGACCGCACCCTCACCGGTGAACACCCACGATGCACCGCGTAATGCCTGTTCCAGCCCGACGGTCTCGGCCACCACCTCCACACCGGGACGGCTGGTGGCGCCCAAGAATTCGAGCAGCGCGAAACCGAGACCGCCAGCTGCGCCGGCGCCGGGCGTGTCGGCATGGGCGGCGCCGGCCACTGCGGCGAACCGTCCCAGCGCGGCCTCCAGGCGGGCCACGCCAGCAGGTGTGGCACCCTTCTGCGGGCCGAACACGGCGCTGGCTCCTGTCGGCCCGAGCAGGGGTGCGGTGACGTCACATGCCAACTGGATGCGCAGCCCCGCCAGCCGTGGATCGAGGCCGTCGATGTCGATGCGGTGTAGATCGGTCAGCGCCGCGCCGCCCGGTGGCAGCGGTGCGTCCGCGGCGTCGAGCAACCCGACGCCCAGCGCGGTGAGCATACCGGCGCCGCCGTCGTTGGTGGCGGATCCGCCGAGGCCGATCAGGAGTTCGGCGGCGCCGAGGTCCAGCGCATGGCTGATCAGCTGTCCCACTCCGAACGTGCTGGCAACCAACACATCCC contains:
- a CDS encoding APC family permease, which encodes MTAELDATPPPNQRDALMTTELVPEQVLPKVLGTFGLTATYVFIICWIPGSSIMAGGGWNAIPMWVLGILTFLVPAALAVAELGNLWPGQGGVYIWAYRTMGEKMSFLGGYLSWVPVILNAASSPAIVLQLVLLALHAELGLTLSIVLQLAILWTVVGVALVRLAANQKIMNATFVVYGALTVTIFVCAVLFTLRNGGPATPFSASEALVPNFAAAGFLYGTVLLYLVGVETPFNMGAEFLSVKRSATKMIGWGSAALVGIYLLTTLGTIMVLPTEEIDPVTGVVGNLDVSGFPGLMEVAAVLLAVIVFVALVTYQVAYSRLIFVSGLERHLPRIFTHLNPRTRNPVTAVLVQGTLSSLIIVALYSQSSMANVTVYLQGGLSVVWLISGFFFFIPLVIARRKYADRYASEDFWRIPGGTAAVWTVVVIGCVATCAGIYYSFAEPWIDVPKGTWMSWVGGISVAMFLLGAIVYYFGRRAAAKVNQEDALAHLAVLDLTTSESPSPERG
- a CDS encoding glycerate kinase, giving the protein MRIVLAPDSFKESMSAAQAISAMRDGVRTVRPDAECVGVPMADGGEGTVDAVVEALDGERVTVEVADALGRPVRATYGYVPDRRLAVIEMAAAAGLELIPPADRDVLVASTFGVGQLISHALDLGAAELLIGLGGSATNDGGAGMLTALGVGLLDAADAPLPPGGAALTDLHRIDIDGLDPRLAGLRIQLACDVTAPLLGPTGASAVFGPQKGATPAGVARLEAALGRFAAVAGAAHADTPGAGAAGGLGFALLEFLGATSRPGVEVVAETVGLEQALRGASWVFTGEGAVDAQTLMGKTPFGVAQVAARTEARVVIFAGRVGADASVLLDHGVDEIVEITAAGTPLAEALRTGPQSLTRAAADFLRRHYGC
- a CDS encoding FtsX-like permease family protein; translation: MIRRGLSYGWLSTRRRMRELILPVVTTATGAFLVVIVFGMSGGIREQSASLGHADEIGRAVVLIAVSVLLVGVVEVAVSTTRTVAHRTRELGVLAANGIPRLPVVAALLVEPLIAALLGALAGAALAAAAGTVLAATGLAASGVATSGLLAGAVTAVVVSVVAALATSVPPTWTAASRPPIRSLTAGG
- a CDS encoding primary-amine oxidase, with translation MTVNSNVLRSDSTDGAVAYPLDPLSGAEIEAAAAIIMNSEYATATIKFVMISLAEPAKTPALTFEGAGRVPRRALATMYDAAAKLVYEAIVDLGARVIDAWKPVPGRFPSYLVEHMTGVEEKVREDPRWQEAMRKRGVTDFSLAMIDPWPAGYYGPQDHYDNSPLICRPLTFMRAAPSEHGYARPVEGLIVTFDLDAMKVIDIEDHGVVPFPPTAGNYSEKFMFDPNNRPAFSAFRDDVKPIEITQPDGPSFTVDGWRVQWQKWSMRVGFTPREGIVLHEIAYTDRGQTRPIVYRASLSEMVVPYGDTAPTHWNKNVFDMGEVGMGFSANPLTLGCDCLGEIFYFDGTVNDSSGAAVTIPNAICMHEEDYGISWKHTDFRTGEVEVRRSRRLVISMICTVGNYEYGFFWYFYNDASIEVEVKLSGVLTTGAVAEGEDPRWGKMVAPGVYGPNHQHFFNFRLDMSIDGAGNSVYEVDSIPEPDPALNPHHNAWITRDTLVASEADGARDWDWSTGRYWKIANPSKRNELGSPVAYKLTPKDVVPVMVQEGSYIHDRARFVQHNLWVTRYDAAELYAAGDYMYQSADMQGLPQYIADDAPLEDTDIVVWYTVGAHHVVRPEDWPVMPCAYTGFHLKPVGFFDGNPALDLPPSPPKPCHSHHAGLPVADVAGES
- a CDS encoding ABC transporter ATP-binding protein translates to MPAIEERRDHDTAVTPQPPVIEIADVWKLHKLGDEVVRALVAADLTVMRGEFVCLMGPSGSGKSTLLNIIGGLDRPTKGSVTVAGRDTRTLTESQFAALRHDTIGFIFQSYNLIPFLSAVENVELPLMFEPYDRKALRTRAVELLELVGLGHRVDHQPTKMSGGEQQRTAIARSLISNPALVLADEPTANLDHRTGETVVRILRDLCSTLGVTVVASTHDPTVADEASRVVRMKDGQIIH